The Pseudodesulfovibrio senegalensis genome contains the following window.
GCGACAACGTGGACCCGCGCCGCAGCGCTTCGCTGCTGGATATCTTTTCCTGCATTGTGCAGGGGCTGATTCCCTATGGCGCACAGGTGCTTCTGGCCGGTTCCATTGCCAAGATATCGCCGCTTTCCGTGGCTGGTTCCATGTATTATTGCTTTGCCTTGGCCGTGTCTGCGGTGCTGGGTATTTTGCTGGGCTTTCCTCGGGCGAAATCCTAGCATATCAATGCCCTTCGGGCGGAACAGGGCGCAGCCCTGCACCCGCAAGGGACGTGTCCCTTGACCCTTTTCGGTTGCACATTCTGCGAATGCGCAACGGGTGGGTTCATGAGAAAAGGGTTGGAATGGCTCATAACGGTGTTGTTTTGTTGCAGTAAAATCAAACCGCCCCCGGCATCGGATGATGCCGGGGGCGGTTTGATTTGAAACGGTTGCTTCCTGTCAGTGCGGTACGCGTATGCGCGAAGCGAATCGCAGGACCGCACCGACAGCCAGCGTTTCCAAGGGGATAATCCTCTTTGGCGCCGGCGGCGTTTTCCTAGTGTTCCTGATCTTCATTGAACATGTGCACGTCCATCTGCGGGAAGGGGATGGAAACGCCCTGTTCGTCAAAGGTCATCTTGATTTTTTCCAGCAGGTCAAAGCGGATGGCCCAGTATTCCGATGTCTTGCACCATGGGCGCACCACGAAATTCACGCTGCTGTCGCCCAGTTCGGATACGGCCACCGTGGGCGCGGGCGTTTTCAGTATGCGTTCGTCCGCGGCCACGATGTCTTCCAGAATCTTTTTGGCCTTGGGTATCATGTCGCCGTAGCCGATGCCGATGACCAGATCGATGCGTCGGGTGTCGTTGGCGGTCACGTTGACGATGGTGCCGCTGAGGATCGATGCGTTGGGCACGATCACGCTCTGGTTGTCCGGCGTGGTCAGGTAGGTGTTGAAAATCTTGATGGCCTCGACGGTTCCCGAAATTCCGGCAACGGTCACATAGTCGCCCTTCTTGAAGAAGCGCAGCAGGATGATCATGACGCCCGCCGCAAAGTTGGACAGGGAATCCTTGAGTGCAAGACCGACGGCCAGACCGGCTGCGCCCAGCACGGCAAGGAAGGAAGTGATGTTCAGCCCCATCTGCCCGAGCGCGGCCACGATCACGGCGGCCAGCGCCGCGTAATAGGTGATGCTGCACAGGAAGGACGTCAGGGTTTCGTCCACGTTGCCCCTCAGCAGCGCCTTGCGCATCAGGGCCACCAGCCGTTTGGCAATCCAGCGGCCCAGTATGAATACGATCAGGGCCACGACAATGTTGACCCCGTTGATGCTCAGCCAGGTGATTGCTGTTTCCGTAAGTTCCCGAACGAATTCCGGATTCAGAATATTGTCCATGCACAGTCCTCCATTGTTTTCTTGAGTGCGTGTATAGCAGGAATCCGGGGCGGTTGTCTTTGAGAATGTGAAACGATGGGAAGGGCGGGGGATTTTTTAAGGCCGGAGAAATCGGGAGGAGCTGCCTCCTCCCGGTGGTGGTTGTCTAGAACGGCTGGCCGTTGTTGATTTGTACATAGCCAGCAGTATACAGAGAGGTGCCTGTTCGCTGATAGTAGCACACTGCTCCAATGAGGGCCTTGCCAATTTTGTCGTTGTTCGCCTTCCATTCAATAATAGCATATCCCATTACATGCCTTTGAGCCGATGTATCACTGAAGGCTACCCGACGTGTAGAATTTGCTGGGATTGAAAATGTAGACCCTGTAGAAAGATGCTTTGCTCGACTTGTATTGTATGCGCCTGTATAAATTTTGGCTTCATCACCGATATCATTACCATCGTGATCATAAAAACGAACAGTGCATTCTACCTCTTCACTAGTGATGTTTGATAAATATACTTGAGTAGCTATATATTTTAATTCCGCGTAGCAATAGTCTCTCATCGCTGGTACCAATGTACTACCGTGCGATTCTGCAAACGCGGTTGATGCACCGGCCATGACCATGAGCGCGGCAATCAGGAACATGAATTTTTTCATTAGAGAACTCCTTTGTGATTGAGTGTGAAGATGACCAGCATGTGCTGACCTGATAAAAATAAACAATATGATATTGTTTGTTATTATTCTTCGCAGCTTATGTAAAGGGTGCTCATGTGATCATATGAAAAAGATTGATGAATTGAGGGGTTTTCGCAGTGAACTCAAGCAATGAAAAAGGCCGCCGAGTCCGGGGGAAGGACTCGGCGGCCTGAGCATCCGGGTGTATGGAACGACGGGTTAATCGTTCTTGATGGTGCAGGGATCCTTTTCTTCGGGCAGCAGTTCGTGGGAGCTGCCGGGCAGAATCAGGTTCAGCACCACGCCCACGATACCGGCCAGGCCGATGCCGCCGAGGCGGAATTCACCGCCGAAGGGCAGGGACATGCCGCCCACGCCGAAGATGACGATGATGGCCACGATGGCGAGGTTGCGGGCCTGCATGAGATCGTTCCCGGCCTTGACCAGCGTGTTCATGCCCACCACCATGATGGCCCCGAAGAGCAGGATCATGATGCCGCCCATGACAGGTACGGGAATGGTGGACAAAAATGCGCCCAGCTTGCCCACGAAGGCCAGCAGGATTGCCGTGATGGCAGCCCAGGTCATGATGCCCGGGTTGAAAACACGGGTCAGGGCCACGGCGCCGGAGACTTCGGAATAGGTGGTGTTGGGCGGGCCGCCGAGCATGGAGGCCAGCGAAGTCGCCAGACCGTCGCCCAGCATGGTGCGGTGGATACCCGGGTCCTTGACGTAGTCCTTGCCCGTCACGCAGCCGATGGCCAGCACGTCGCCGAAGTGTTCGATGGCCGGGGCAATGGCCACGGGCACGATGAACAGAATGGCTTCCCACTTGAATTCGGGCATGACAAAGGCAGGGACTGCAAGCCACGGAGCTGCGCCGATGGCTGCGAAATCAACCACGCCCAGAACAAGGGAAATCACATAGCCGACCGCAATGCCGGAAAGAATGGGGATGAGCTTGAGCCAGCCCTTGCCCATGAGCGAAACCAGCACCGTGGTGACCAGCGCGGAAAGGGATATGGTCAGCGCCTTCCACTCCACCACCAGAACGGTTCCGTCTCCGGCCTTGCCCAGAGCCATGGTAACGGCCACGGGAGCCAGGATCAGGCCGATGACCATGATGACCGGACCGGTCACGATGGGCGGCAGCACCTTGCGCAGGGCTTCCACGCCAAAGGTCTTCACCAGTCCGCTGAGCACCACGTAGAACAGTCCTGCCGCGGCCAGCCCGGACATGGTGGCCGGGATGCCCCAGGTCTGCACGCCGTAGATGATGGGCGCGATGAACGCGAACGACGACGCCAGAAATACGGGCACGCGTCCCTTGGTCACGATCTGGAACAGCAATGTGCCCGCGCCGGCCGTGAACAGGGCCACGTTGGGGTTGAGCCCGGTCAGCAGCGGGACCAGAACCAGCGCCCCGAAGGCGACGAACAGCATTTGCGCGCCGAGAAACGCGTCCTTTGGTTTGAAACTGTACTCCGTGGAATGCACGTCATGCATCAGACAACCTCCTCCTTACCTCGCATGTTGATTGAAAGAAATCCCCCAAAAAAAGGGCACGCCCTTTAGCGTGCCCTACTTGGTGCCGAAAATCTTGTCCCCGGCGTCCCCGAGTCCGGGGAGAATGTACCCAACGTCATTGAGCCGTTCGTCAATGGCCGCCGTGTATATTTCCACATCCGGGTGTTTGCTCATGATGCGCTCGATGCCTTCGGGCGCACAGCACAGGAACAGGCCGCGGATTTGCGTGCAGCCGGCATCCTTGAGCAGTTCGATGGTGGCTTCCAGCGTGCCGCCGGTGGCCAGCATGGGGTCCAGAATCAGGGCCATGCGCTGCTCGATGTTGTTGGCGAGCTTCACATAGTATTCCACGGGCTGCAGGGTTTCCTCGTTGCGGTAAAAGCCCACGACGGAAACCTTGGCGCCGGGAACCATGTCGGTAACGCCGTCCATCATGCCCAGCCCTGCGCGCAGGATGGGAACAACGGTGATCTTCTTGCCCTTGATGTTGTCCACCTCGACCTCTCCGGCCCAGCCGGTGATGGTCACCTTTTCGGTTTCCAGGTCTTTGGTGGCTTCGTAAGTCAGCAGTCGCGAAATTTCCGTGGAAAGAGCGCGAAAGCGGCTCGTGGAGATGTCGTTCTGCCTCAAAAGGCCGATCTTATGCTTGATGAGCGGGTGCTCAACCAGATGTACCGCCACGTGTGCGCCTCCTTGGGAGTTTATATTTTCCGGGATTTATTGCGTTCAGATGCACAAAATTTCCCCCTTGTAAGATCAAGAGGCCGGGTCGGTCAAGAGGTGAAATGCATCTTACGTTTTTGTCATGATCTCCTGTTGTTTTACTTTCCAACTATTCCCGGTATATGCTGCCTGCATGATCAAAACGGGCCAAAAGCGGCACTGGCAAATACAGGCCGGAAACGAAGCATACGGCATGCGGCTGGACAAGTTCTGGGCCGGAGAACTCGCGGAACAGGGCGTTTCACGCGGGCGCGTGCGCGATTGGATAGAATCCGGCCATGCCCTTGTGGACGGTGCGGCGGAAACCAGGGGCAAGCGCAAGCTGGCCGGAACCGAACTGCTGGAACTGGCCGAGCCTGCAGACGCCGTGAACCCGGATGCGCCGCAGCCCGAATCCGGGCCGCTTCCGGTTCTTTTCGAGGATGACTGCCTGCTGGTCATCGACAAGCCTGCCGGTCTGACCACGCATCCGGCTCCCGGCTGCCCGGACAACACCTTGGTCAACCGCCTGCTGCACCACTGGCCGGACATCGGGGCGGACCGCTCGGGCATGGACCCGTCGCGTCCGGGCATCGTGCACCGGCTGGACAAGGGCACCTCCGGCCTCATTGCCGTGGCCCGCACCGAAGCCGCCCGCCTCACGCTGGCCTCGGATTTTGCCGAACGCCGGGTCAGCAAGGTGTATCTGGCCATCGTGCACGGGCGCCCCGAGCCGCCCGCAGCAGACATTGACGCACCCATGGGCAGGCATCCGTCCATCAAGACGCGCATGGCCGTTTTGCCCAAGGGCGGACGCGAGGCTCGCAGCCGCTACCGCACCCTGTGGACCGACCCGCTTGGCCGCGCCAGCCTCGTTGCCGTGCGCATCTTCACGGGGCGAACCCATCAGATTCGCGTACACATGGCCCATGTCGGGCATCCCCTGCTGGGCGATACCGTGTATGGCGATGCCACACGCATGGAAACCTTGGCCGAGACCATGCCGGATGTAACGGCAGAGCGGCAGATGCTGCATGCCTTCTGGCTGCGGATTGCCCATCCCGAATCCGGGGAGACCATGCGTTTTTTGTGCGAACCGCCCGAGGATTTCATGGGCGTGTTGCGTGGGCTGGGGCGCATATGCCTGCGTGTTGGGCTGGTGGGCATGCCCGGCTGCGGCAAGTCCACGGTGCTCGGCGTGTTGCGCTCCATGAGCATTGCGGTGTTCAGTGCGGACGAGTGCGTGGCGGAATTGTACGAGCCGGGGCATGACGGAGCGGAAATGATACGGGGCCGTTTTGGCGGACGGTATTCGCTGGAGAACGGCGGTGTGAACAAGCCCTCGCTGTTTGCGGCCATGCTCGAGGACGACGCTGTCCGGCGCGAGGTCATGGATATGGTGCATCCCATGGTCAAGCATGCCTGCGAGAAGTTTTTCGAGGACCATGCGCATGATTGTCTGGCCGTGGCCGAGGTACCCCTGCTGCTGGAGGGCGGCTGGCACGACGACGGCGTGGTGGACGAGGTTGTGTACGTTGATTGCCCGGACGAATTGCGCACCGGGCCGTTTCGCGAGTCTCGCGGGCTGGCTCCGGAAACGCTGGCCGCATTTGATTCATGGCAATGGCCCGCTGCTGACAAGCGTGCCTGCTGCGCGTGGGAGATCCGCAACCACGGCGACAGGGCGGTTCTGGAATCCGAAACGCGGCGCGTTGTGCGGGAACTGCGCGAGGCCGCGGCTGACAGGGGAGAAGCCCATGAACAGTGGCTGGAACGGTTGTGGCCGCAGTTGGCCGAAGAACTG
Protein-coding sequences here:
- a CDS encoding mechanosensitive ion channel family protein, with translation MDNILNPEFVRELTETAITWLSINGVNIVVALIVFILGRWIAKRLVALMRKALLRGNVDETLTSFLCSITYYAALAAVIVAALGQMGLNITSFLAVLGAAGLAVGLALKDSLSNFAAGVMIILLRFFKKGDYVTVAGISGTVEAIKIFNTYLTTPDNQSVIVPNASILSGTIVNVTANDTRRIDLVIGIGYGDMIPKAKKILEDIVAADERILKTPAPTVAVSELGDSSVNFVVRPWCKTSEYWAIRFDLLEKIKMTFDEQGVSIPFPQMDVHMFNEDQEH
- a CDS encoding uracil-xanthine permease family protein, with the protein product MHDVHSTEYSFKPKDAFLGAQMLFVAFGALVLVPLLTGLNPNVALFTAGAGTLLFQIVTKGRVPVFLASSFAFIAPIIYGVQTWGIPATMSGLAAAGLFYVVLSGLVKTFGVEALRKVLPPIVTGPVIMVIGLILAPVAVTMALGKAGDGTVLVVEWKALTISLSALVTTVLVSLMGKGWLKLIPILSGIAVGYVISLVLGVVDFAAIGAAPWLAVPAFVMPEFKWEAILFIVPVAIAPAIEHFGDVLAIGCVTGKDYVKDPGIHRTMLGDGLATSLASMLGGPPNTTYSEVSGAVALTRVFNPGIMTWAAITAILLAFVGKLGAFLSTIPVPVMGGIMILLFGAIMVVGMNTLVKAGNDLMQARNLAIVAIIVIFGVGGMSLPFGGEFRLGGIGLAGIVGVVLNLILPGSSHELLPEEKDPCTIKND
- the upp gene encoding uracil phosphoribosyltransferase, with the protein product MAVHLVEHPLIKHKIGLLRQNDISTSRFRALSTEISRLLTYEATKDLETEKVTITGWAGEVEVDNIKGKKITVVPILRAGLGMMDGVTDMVPGAKVSVVGFYRNEETLQPVEYYVKLANNIEQRMALILDPMLATGGTLEATIELLKDAGCTQIRGLFLCCAPEGIERIMSKHPDVEIYTAAIDERLNDVGYILPGLGDAGDKIFGTK
- a CDS encoding dephospho-CoA kinase; translated protein: MIKTGQKRHWQIQAGNEAYGMRLDKFWAGELAEQGVSRGRVRDWIESGHALVDGAAETRGKRKLAGTELLELAEPADAVNPDAPQPESGPLPVLFEDDCLLVIDKPAGLTTHPAPGCPDNTLVNRLLHHWPDIGADRSGMDPSRPGIVHRLDKGTSGLIAVARTEAARLTLASDFAERRVSKVYLAIVHGRPEPPAADIDAPMGRHPSIKTRMAVLPKGGREARSRYRTLWTDPLGRASLVAVRIFTGRTHQIRVHMAHVGHPLLGDTVYGDATRMETLAETMPDVTAERQMLHAFWLRIAHPESGETMRFLCEPPEDFMGVLRGLGRICLRVGLVGMPGCGKSTVLGVLRSMSIAVFSADECVAELYEPGHDGAEMIRGRFGGRYSLENGGVNKPSLFAAMLEDDAVRREVMDMVHPMVKHACEKFFEDHAHDCLAVAEVPLLLEGGWHDDGVVDEVVYVDCPDELRTGPFRESRGLAPETLAAFDSWQWPAADKRACCAWEIRNHGDRAVLESETRRVVRELREAAADRGEAHEQWLERLWPQLAEELDGES